The Juglans microcarpa x Juglans regia isolate MS1-56 chromosome 8S, Jm3101_v1.0, whole genome shotgun sequence genome has a window encoding:
- the LOC121244652 gene encoding class V chitinase CHIT5b-like, protein MASLNFVDFLPIVFALLIAGRATPMAGASSMPVIKAGYYPSWVLDSLPPSAINTSLLTHVFYAFLLPNNVTFEIDISDSTATILLNITTTLHHKNPSVKALYSIGGGGIDPDPFATIASNVSSRGTFIHATIEVARKYGFDGIDLDWEFPQSPQEMNDFGQLLKEWRHAIREEAKITNRLPLLLTAAVYYSADLTDGSSRSYPAAAIKDNLDWINVMCYDYHGSWDTSATGAHAALFDPQTNLSSVYGLKSWIRAGVPGNKLVMGLALYGKTWKLKDPNSHGVGAPAIGVGPGDMGVLTFSQVMHFNNRTKATVAYDVDTVSAYSYTEESWVGYDDALSTTGKILLAQALGLRGYFIWALSFDKEWTITAQASRSWILD, encoded by the exons ATGGCAAGCCTCAACTTTGTGGACTTCCTTCCTATAGTATTCGCCTTGCTCATCGCTGGACGTGCCACGCCAATGGCTGGTGCCTCGTCGATGCCAGTTATCAAAGCGGGTTACTATCCTTCATGGGTTTTGGATAGTTTGCCACCTTCAGCCATAAACACATCATTGCTTACCCATGTCTTTTATGCTTTTCTTCTGCCTAACAATGTCACCTTTGAAATTGACATCTCGGATTCAACGGCCACGATCCTCTTAAACATCACCACCACCCTCCATCACAAGAATCCCAGCGTCAAGGCTCTTTACTCCATTGGTGGAGGAGGTATCGACCCAGATCCTTTTGCTACTATTGCCTCCAATGTCTCATCTCGTGGAACTTTCATACATGCAACTATAGAGGTTGCACGCAAGTATGGGTTTGATGGGATTGACCTTGACTGGGAATTCCCTCAAAGCCCACAAGAAATGAACGATTTTGGCCAATTACTAAAAGAGTGGAGGCATGCAATCCGAGAGGAGGCTAAGATCACAAACAGGCTTCCTCTATTGCTCACAGCCGCCGTGTACTATTCAGCAGACTTAACGGATGGCAGCAGCCGCTCTTACCCGGCGGCCGCGATTAAGGATAACTTGGATTGGATCAATGTGATGTGTTACGATTATCATGGATCATGGGACACTTCGGCCACGGGGGCTCATGCGGCATTGTTTGATCCACAAACTAATCTGAGTTCAGTTTATGGGCTTAAGTCGTGGATTCGTGCTGGGGTACCGGGAAATAAGCTGGTTATGGGCTTGGCGCTTTATGGTAAAACATGGAAGCTCAAAGACCCAAACTCACATGGAGTCGGAGCACCAGCCATCGGCGTGGGTCCGGGAGATATGGGTGTGCTGACTTTCTCACAAGTGATGCATTTTAATAACAGGACCAAAGCCACCGTGGCATATGACGTGGACACAGTTTCGGCCTATTCTTATACGGAGGAGTCGTGGGTAGGGTATGATGATGCCCTATCGACAACAGGGAAGATTTTGCTTGCTCAGGCGCTTGGGCTTCGAGGGTATTTCATTTGGGCTCTCAGCTTTGACAAGGAATGGACAATAACCGCACaag CTTCAAGGTCATGGATCCTTGACTAA
- the LOC121244616 gene encoding 60S ribosomal protein L39-3 has product MPSHKTFMIKKKLAKKMRQNRPIPHWIRMRTDNTIRYNAKRRHWRRTKLGF; this is encoded by the exons ATG CCGTCGCACAAGACCTTCATGATCAAGAAGAAGCTAGCCAAGAAGATGAGGCAGAACCGACCCATTCCCCACTGGATCCGTATGCGGACCGACAACACAATCAG ATACAACGCAAAGCGCAGGCATTGGCGCCGCACCAAGCTCGGGTTCTAA